TTCTAATTTGGCATTCTTAAATGCCATTAACTCATCTTTTCCAAATATTCTTTTTCCTTCAGGTATATTTACATAAATATACCATGGAAAATCTTTTCTTAAAATCAAAGGTGGAGGTGGCGCTACAGAAAAATCAGAAGGTAAAGCTTCTTTTTTCACTTTAGTTGAATGGCCTCCATCAACTATAAATCCACCATATTCAAATGCGTAAACTCCTATACCTGAAGTAGTACCTCTTTTCACTATTTTTGCTAATTCTATTGAACTCTTATTAATACCATTTTTAGCGAAAGCAAATTTACTTATTGATAATAAATACTGCGTTGTATGTCCTAAACCTATATGCTCACCATAGTTTTCTTCTATACACAAAGGAACATTAGGTATACCTTCAATATTTGGAGATAAACAATTTCCATCTGCTATTACTATTTTTGGATTGCTTAATGCTACTCCCATTCCTCCATCTATTCTACCATATTTACCTTCTAGATCAAACAATGTTATATGAATCCTTGAAAGACCTATTAACCTCATCCTTTTTTAGACAGTGTATAGTATTATTTAAGCAGTTATGAGCTTAGCTACACTTTTATATAAATGGAAAAATAAAAATCCTTCAAAAACGTTCTTAATTGATGAAAATTCAACCGTAAGCTATGAAAAAGCAACAGAAGAAGTAAAAAAAGTAGCATCCATTCTTTCGCCTGGTGAAACTATAGCGCATATAATGTTTAACTCTCTTCAGTCTGTCTATAATTATTTGGGAGCATACTGGGCAGGGTCAAAAATTGTAATGATAGATCCTTTAACCTCTTCAGAAGATCTAAAATTTATTTTAGAAGACTCTAATCCTAGTATAGTATTTACTGATAAAGAAATATATGATAGAGAGAAAAATATACTAAAAAACTATAAAACAGTTACCTCAATAGAAAACAGTAAAATTTTGAATGAGAAACCTTATGAGTATAGAGAAGATGAAGTAGGATTAATATATTATTATGCAGGAATCGCAGGAAGAACGATGCAAGTCTTACATAGTGCTGAAAGAGTAGAATTAAATTCTGCTTCATTATATAATACTATAAAATTAAACAATATCTCTACTGTACTTACAGTTCCACTAGCTCATGTTTTAGGAAATAGTGTGCTAGGATTAGTATTAGAAGATGGAGGATCAATGTATGTATTGAAAAAATTTAATGCAAAAGAAACTATATCCGTAATAAATAAATATTCAATGAATTTCCTAGCTACAGTACCTATGGTTTATGATTCTTTAAATAATGAAGAAGGTAATTTAAGTAGTTTAAAAATATGTGTAAGTACAGCAGCTCCCCTCTTTCCTAATACAGTAAAGTTATTCAAGGAAAAGTTTGGGAAAGATATAGTTCAACAATATGGCTTTACAGAAGGTTTAGTAGTTACATATCAACCAATTGAATATTCTAATGTAATAAGTATAGGAAAACCAATATTACAAGCTGAAATAAAAATAGTTAAAGATGATAATACTGAAGCTAAAATAGGAGAAACAGGTGAATTATGGGTAAAAGCACCATGGTTAATGCTTGGATATAAGGATGAAGAAGAAACTAGAAAAGTATACGAAGGAGAATGGCTTAAAACTGGAGATTTAGTTATGATGAACGAGGAAGGATTACTTTTCTTTAAAGGAATAAAGAAGAGAATGCTAAAATATAAAGGATATCCAATATTTCCAAGAGATTTGGAAACAATATTACTTAATCATCCTTCAGTAACTAGTGCTTATGTTTATGGTGAAGATTCAGGAAATCTAGGTACCCAACCAGTAGCTAAAGTTACTGTCAAAGAAAAAAGAGAGGGATTAGATGAAGAGTTATTAAATTATGTTAACCAAAGAGTAGCATTTTATAAGAGATTAAAAAGAGTATATATAGTGGATAAACTTGAGTGATATAGAATCTTTAATAAAAGATATAGCAAAAAAACTAGAAGAGAAAGCAAATAGTCTACAAGAAGAGGATAAAAGCGAAACAATTACTATAACTGATGAGAATTTCGATGATATAATTTCAAAAAATAAAATAGTTGTAATAGACTTCTGGGCTCAATGGTGTGCTCCATGCCATTTATATGAACCAGTATTCGAGAGAGTAGCTAAAAAATACAAAGATAAGGCAGTCTTCGGAAGACTAAACGTAGATGAAAATTCTAAGACTGCTGATAAATACAATGTATTAAACATACCTACAACGTTAATCTTTGTTAATGGCGAACTTAAGGAAAATTTGGTTGGTGCTGTTGATACAGATACATTAGAGCAAACACTGGGAAAATATTTATGATAGAAGCACAGACATACAAAAAGTTAGGTGAATTTACACTAAATGCTGAAATAAAAGAAAAAGGTATAATTTGTATAACTGGCAAAAATGGAAGTGGAAAAACAACTTTTTTAAGAACAATAAGTGGATTTCTAAAAATAGATAAGGGGTATATCAAACTTAATAATGATGAAATAACCAATTTACCACCAGAAAAAAGAGATATTGTTTTAGTTAATCAAGAATCTTATATACCAAATTTTAAGGTAGATGCTCATATACTTTGGGGGGCTAAACTCAAAAAACTAAAAATAGAGGAAGACGAAATAAGACAAGCGAAAGACCTACTTGAAATAAATTTTGATGGAAAAGTAGGAAAACTAAGCTTAGGGCAAAAAGAGAAAGTTGCATTATTAACAGCTATCTTTTCTAAACCTAAACTTATCCTTGTAGATGAGGCATTCTCTAATATAAACAATAAGGAAATATTCATG
This genomic window from Acidianus manzaensis contains:
- a CDS encoding beta-ribofuranosylaminobenzene 5'-phosphate synthase family protein yields the protein MRLIGLSRIHITLFDLEGKYGRIDGGMGVALSNPKIVIADGNCLSPNIEGIPNVPLCIEENYGEHIGLGHTTQYLLSISKFAFAKNGINKSSIELAKIVKRGTTSGIGVYAFEYGGFIVDGGHSTKVKKEALPSDFSVAPPPPLILRKDFPWYIYVNIPEGKRIFGKDELMAFKNAKLEGIDILSRIILMEFIPSVIEKDLEGALDALGRIQNLGFKKIEVSLQSEKVRKLMKELEKIGFPAGVSSFGPTIFTFVNSIREGEELISRFGGFIAEPNNRGAYLSP
- a CDS encoding class I adenylate-forming enzyme family protein, which encodes MSLATLLYKWKNKNPSKTFLIDENSTVSYEKATEEVKKVASILSPGETIAHIMFNSLQSVYNYLGAYWAGSKIVMIDPLTSSEDLKFILEDSNPSIVFTDKEIYDREKNILKNYKTVTSIENSKILNEKPYEYREDEVGLIYYYAGIAGRTMQVLHSAERVELNSASLYNTIKLNNISTVLTVPLAHVLGNSVLGLVLEDGGSMYVLKKFNAKETISVINKYSMNFLATVPMVYDSLNNEEGNLSSLKICVSTAAPLFPNTVKLFKEKFGKDIVQQYGFTEGLVVTYQPIEYSNVISIGKPILQAEIKIVKDDNTEAKIGETGELWVKAPWLMLGYKDEEETRKVYEGEWLKTGDLVMMNEEGLLFFKGIKKRMLKYKGYPIFPRDLETILLNHPSVTSAYVYGEDSGNLGTQPVAKVTVKEKREGLDEELLNYVNQRVAFYKRLKRVYIVDKLE
- the trxA gene encoding thioredoxin gives rise to the protein MSDIESLIKDIAKKLEEKANSLQEEDKSETITITDENFDDIISKNKIVVIDFWAQWCAPCHLYEPVFERVAKKYKDKAVFGRLNVDENSKTADKYNVLNIPTTLIFVNGELKENLVGAVDTDTLEQTLGKYL
- a CDS encoding ATP-binding cassette domain-containing protein; translation: MIEAQTYKKLGEFTLNAEIKEKGIICITGKNGSGKTTFLRTISGFLKIDKGYIKLNNDEITNLPPEKRDIVLVNQESYIPNFKVDAHILWGAKLKKLKIEEDEIRQAKDLLEINFDGKVGKLSLGQKEKVALLTAIFSKPKLILVDEAFSNINNKEIFMQNFFELTKKYEIEVIFTTQDEKDANLANSHLTMNNGKLIKNV